In Mercurialis annua linkage group LG6, ddMerAnnu1.2, whole genome shotgun sequence, the following are encoded in one genomic region:
- the LOC126653939 gene encoding peptidyl-prolyl cis-trans isomerase CYP23 isoform X2 — MWIAGCLWLASAAILSAASSDDAEFGSARVVFQTNYGDIEFGFYPNVAPKTVEHIYKLVRLGCYNTNHFFRVDKGFVAQVADVVGGRSAPMNEVQRREAEKTVIGEFSKVKHVRGILSMGRYSDPNSASSSFSMLLGDAPHLDGQYAIFGKVTKGDDTLTKLEQLPTRREGIFVMPTERITILSSYYYGKY; from the exons ATGTGGATTGCCGGTTGCCTATGGTTAGCTTCCGCCGCCATTTTGAGTGCCGCTTCGTCGGATGATGCTGAGTTTGGTTCCGCTCGTGTCGTTTTTCAG ACTAACTATGGAGACATTGAGTTTGGATTTTATCCTAATGTGGCGCCCAAAACTGTGGAGCACATTTACAAGCTAGTTAGACTTGGATGTTACAACACGAATCATTTTTTTCGG GTTGATAAAGGATTTGTTGCACAAGTGGCAGATGTAGTGGGAGGAAGATCAGCTCCAATGAATGAGGTGCAAAGAAGAGAAGCTGAAAAGACGGTAATCGGCGAATTTAGTAAAGTTAAGCATGTTCGAGGCATTCTCTCAATGGGCAG ATATTCTGATCCAAATAGTGCGTCGTCTTCGTTTTCCATGCTTCTTGGTGATGCTCCTCATCTTGATGGCCAG TATGCAATTTTCGGTAAAGTTACTAAAGGGGATGACACTCTCACAAAGCTTGAGCAGCTGCCTACTCGCCGTGAGGGAATTTTTGTGATG CCAACTGAACGCATCACAATTCTTTCCTCATATTACTATGGTAAGTATTAA
- the LOC126687742 gene encoding uncharacterized mitochondrial protein AtMg00820-like: protein MQLELDVVEQNNTWTLTALPVDKVAIRSKWIYKIKHKADGTVDRLKDRLVTKGYNQIEGLDYKERFSPVPKLVTVRLLIALTASKGWLLEQLDVNKAFLHGSLKEEVYMLPP from the coding sequence ATGCAATTAGAACTAGATGTTGTAGAACAAAATAATACATGGACCTTAACTGCCTTGCCTGTTGATAAAGTTGCTATTAGGTCAAAAtggatttataaaattaagcaTAAGGCTGATGGTACAGTGGATAGACTTAAAGATAGGCTTGTAACAAAAGGGTATAATCAAATAGAAGGTTTAGATTATAAAGAGAGATTCTCTCCTGTTCCTAAACTTGTTACTGTTCGATTGTTGATTGCATTAACTGCTTCTAAAGGTTGGCTTTTAGAACAATTAGATGTGAACAAGGCTTTCTTGCATGGTTCCTTAAAGGAAGAAGTTTACATGCTACCTCCATGA